One genomic region from Streptomyces sp. NBC_00457 encodes:
- a CDS encoding MlaD family protein — MSTTKSRRTAGPLIKFSLFAVVTILATALLAATIVNISFTPTDTYRAVFSDVTGLEEGDDIRVAGVRVGEVEGIRIKDRTRAEVTFTVSEERPLLTSTGAVVRYRNLVGQRYVALTEGVGDGTRLRPGATIPLSRTQPALDLNALLNGFKPLFAALSPKDVNQLATEIIKTLQGEGGTVDSLLAHTASLTTTLAGRDKLIGSVIDNLNTVLGTLDRRGARFSGLLKQLRRVISGLSADREPIGESLVSIGDLTEATSGLLQDARPPLKDDIAELTDLTGTLNDNEKTVEGVLKRLPNKLNELTGTASYGSWFNFYLCDFDGRIVLPKTKQVLTPELHVARARCAG; from the coding sequence ATGAGCACGACGAAATCACGCCGGACCGCCGGCCCGCTGATCAAGTTCAGCCTCTTCGCCGTGGTGACGATCCTGGCGACGGCCCTGCTCGCCGCCACCATCGTGAACATCTCCTTCACCCCCACCGACACCTACCGCGCCGTGTTCAGCGACGTCACCGGCCTGGAGGAGGGCGACGACATCCGGGTGGCCGGGGTGCGGGTCGGTGAAGTCGAGGGCATCCGGATCAAGGACCGGACCCGCGCCGAGGTCACGTTCACGGTCAGCGAGGAGCGTCCGCTGCTCACGAGCACGGGCGCGGTCGTCCGCTACCGGAACCTCGTCGGGCAGCGGTACGTCGCCCTGACCGAGGGCGTGGGCGACGGCACCCGGCTGCGGCCCGGCGCGACGATCCCGCTGTCGCGGACGCAGCCCGCGCTGGACCTCAACGCCCTGCTGAACGGCTTCAAGCCGCTGTTCGCCGCGCTCAGCCCGAAGGACGTCAACCAGCTCGCGACCGAGATCATCAAGACCCTCCAGGGCGAGGGCGGCACGGTCGACAGCCTGCTCGCGCACACGGCTTCGCTCACCACGACACTCGCCGGCCGGGACAAGCTGATCGGCTCCGTGATCGACAACCTCAACACCGTGCTGGGGACGCTCGACCGGCGCGGTGCCCGTTTCTCCGGGCTGCTCAAGCAGCTGCGCCGGGTGATCTCGGGGCTGTCCGCCGACCGTGAGCCGATCGGTGAGTCGCTGGTGAGCATCGGCGACCTGACGGAAGCGACGTCGGGGCTCTTGCAGGACGCGCGTCCGCCCCTGAAGGACGACATCGCCGAGCTGACCGATCTCACCGGAACGCTCAATGACAACGAGAAGACGGTGGAGGGCGTGCTGAAGCGGCTGCCGAACAAGCTCAATGAACTGACGGGGACGGCGTCCTACGGCTCGTGGTTCAACTTCTACCTCTGCGACTTCGACGGCCGGATCGTGCTGCCGAAGACGAAGCAGGTACTCACTCCCGAGCTGCACGTGGCGAGGGCGAGGTGCGCGGGATGA
- a CDS encoding MCE family protein — protein sequence MSIRVRRKRKPQPLFKVRVEPPRLPRVRLRLPHLPPFREQNPVVIGAVGLTTLALLAVAAFNADSLPVIGDGETYSAAFAEAGGLKPGDEVRIAGVKVGKVEEVDLDGDHVKVTFKIKGDPGFGTATGASIRVKTILGAKYLALHPKGRGQLKPGTEIPLTRTVPAYDVVQAFSDLTTTTEEVDTDRLATALDTISTTFQDSPAEVRASIKGLSKISRTVASRDKALGELLDRANGVTGVLARRTEDFTALVKDGDALFKEISKRRQAIHKLLKTSAALGVELSGLVEDNAKEIGPALRGLNQVVEMLERNQSSLDRSVRLLAPYVRVFSNTLGNGRWFDSYVQNLVAAPVVPSTGGSR from the coding sequence ATGAGCATCCGGGTCCGAAGGAAGCGCAAGCCCCAGCCGCTGTTCAAGGTGCGCGTCGAGCCGCCGAGACTGCCGCGTGTCCGGCTTCGGCTTCCGCACCTGCCGCCCTTCCGCGAGCAGAACCCGGTGGTGATCGGCGCCGTCGGCCTGACCACCCTCGCGCTGCTGGCCGTGGCCGCGTTCAACGCGGACAGCCTGCCGGTGATCGGCGACGGCGAGACGTACAGCGCGGCCTTCGCGGAAGCGGGCGGCCTCAAGCCCGGCGACGAGGTACGGATCGCCGGGGTCAAGGTCGGCAAGGTCGAGGAGGTCGATCTGGACGGCGACCACGTCAAGGTCACCTTCAAGATCAAGGGTGACCCGGGGTTCGGCACCGCGACCGGGGCCTCGATCCGGGTCAAGACGATCCTCGGCGCCAAGTACCTGGCCCTGCACCCCAAGGGCCGGGGGCAGTTGAAGCCCGGCACCGAGATCCCGCTGACACGGACCGTCCCCGCGTACGACGTCGTACAGGCCTTCAGCGATCTGACGACCACCACGGAAGAGGTGGACACCGACCGGCTGGCGACGGCCCTGGACACCATCTCCACCACCTTCCAGGACTCGCCCGCCGAGGTACGGGCGTCCATCAAGGGCCTGTCGAAGATCTCCCGTACGGTCGCCTCGCGCGACAAGGCGCTGGGCGAACTCCTCGACCGTGCCAACGGCGTCACGGGCGTACTGGCCCGGCGCACCGAGGACTTCACCGCCCTGGTCAAGGACGGCGACGCGCTGTTCAAGGAGATCAGCAAGCGGCGCCAGGCCATCCACAAGCTGCTCAAGACCTCGGCCGCGCTCGGCGTCGAACTCTCCGGCCTGGTCGAGGACAACGCCAAGGAGATCGGCCCCGCGCTCAGGGGCCTGAACCAGGTGGTCGAGATGCTCGAACGCAACCAGTCGAGCCTGGACCGCAGCGTCCGGCTGCTCGCGCCCTACGTCCGGGTCTTCTCCAACACCCTCGGCAACGGCCGCTGGTTCGACTCCTACGTCCAGAACCTGGTCGCCGCCCCGGTGGTGCCGAGCACGGGAGGCTCACGATGA
- a CDS encoding MCE family protein — MKRRLALLLALALVAAAVFVLWPRPGKVRVTAYFPRTVGIYPGSDVRVLGVRIGEVKTMTPEGGRVRVELEYDEERKVPDDARAAIINSSVVSDRYVQLLPVYREGPALRDGAVIPEARTAVPVELDRIFDSLHTTAEALGPEGANKDGSLARLLGVSADNLEGQGGNIHRTVKDLSEAVTTLSDGRGDLFGTVRNLQVFTAALAADDKSVRSFNTSLAEVAEQLAGERKDLAAALRNLGTALGDVSAFVKANKKSLTSNVKGLSKVTKVLVDQRAALEELLEVAPTGLSNLQNAYNASSGTLDTRNNAQMSQDPAALLCSVLRTTGDEGGENPDCAQLKKLFGSLPEVPKAPAVPSTGTVDRTLGGILGGRA, encoded by the coding sequence ATGAAGCGGCGCCTGGCACTGCTCCTCGCCCTGGCCCTCGTCGCCGCGGCCGTCTTCGTGCTGTGGCCGCGCCCCGGGAAGGTGCGCGTCACCGCGTACTTCCCGCGCACCGTTGGCATCTACCCCGGCTCGGACGTCCGTGTCCTCGGCGTCCGCATCGGCGAGGTGAAGACGATGACGCCGGAGGGCGGCCGGGTGCGGGTGGAGCTGGAGTACGACGAGGAGCGCAAGGTGCCGGACGACGCCCGGGCCGCGATCATCAACTCCTCGGTGGTCAGCGACCGTTATGTGCAGCTGCTGCCGGTGTACCGGGAGGGTCCGGCGCTGCGGGACGGCGCCGTCATCCCCGAGGCGCGCACGGCCGTACCGGTCGAGCTGGACCGGATCTTCGACAGCCTGCACACCACGGCCGAGGCGCTCGGCCCCGAGGGCGCCAACAAGGACGGCTCCCTGGCACGGCTGCTCGGAGTGAGCGCGGACAACCTGGAGGGCCAGGGCGGGAACATCCACCGGACCGTGAAGGACCTCTCGGAGGCGGTCACCACGCTGTCCGACGGCCGCGGGGACCTGTTCGGCACCGTGCGGAACCTCCAGGTGTTCACGGCGGCGCTGGCGGCCGACGACAAGAGCGTGCGGTCGTTCAACACCAGCCTCGCCGAGGTCGCGGAGCAGCTGGCCGGGGAGCGCAAGGACCTCGCGGCGGCGCTGCGCAACCTCGGCACCGCGCTCGGCGACGTGTCCGCGTTCGTGAAGGCCAACAAGAAGTCGCTGACCTCGAACGTGAAGGGCCTCAGCAAGGTGACCAAGGTGCTCGTCGACCAACGGGCCGCGCTGGAGGAGCTGTTGGAGGTCGCCCCCACCGGTCTGTCGAATCTCCAGAACGCCTACAACGCCTCCTCCGGCACGCTCGACACCCGCAACAACGCGCAGATGTCGCAGGATCCGGCCGCGCTGCTGTGCTCCGTCCTGCGGACCACCGGTGACGAGGGCGGCGAGAACCCGGACTGTGCGCAGCTGAAGAAGCTCTTCGGCTCCCTGCCGGAGGTGCCGAAGGCTCCCGCCGTGCCGAGTACGGGCACGGTCGACCGGACCCTCGGCGGAATCCTGGGGGGCCGCGCATGA
- a CDS encoding MCE family protein: protein MRRKAGTLAWAAIGSLLLSGCEFNGWYDVELPGGAASDGRAYRVTVEFRDVLDLVPQSAVKVDNVTVGAVEKVELDGWHARVRLRVADSVKLPANAVAELRQTSMLGEKYVALSAPPGSDPVGRLRDGDRVPLSRSGRNPETEEVLSALSALLNGGGVAQLKTITVELNKALAGRENRVRSLLKELNTFLGGLDDQREDIIRALEAVDRLAGRLGKEKKTIAQAVDTMPPALKVLADQRRDLTRMLTALSKLGTTGTKVVKASRDDTVANLKQLRPILEQLNKAGADLPNSLELLTTYPFPRNAVDAINGDYVNLAITADLDLASIYGNLTEKPGDKGGTPDAPDLPDTPDLPDVPELPDLPDLPSVPSVPTPAPGLPDAPTAPSGPSDGGPLCPPVCTAAYGTGTGTGTGTGTDRELPPGIDLALAELMLKGIQP, encoded by the coding sequence ATGAGGCGCAAGGCAGGCACGCTCGCCTGGGCGGCGATCGGTTCGCTGCTGCTGTCCGGCTGCGAGTTCAACGGCTGGTACGACGTCGAGCTGCCGGGAGGCGCGGCCTCGGACGGCCGCGCGTACCGCGTCACTGTCGAGTTCCGCGATGTCCTCGACCTGGTGCCGCAGTCGGCCGTGAAGGTCGACAACGTGACCGTGGGCGCGGTGGAGAAGGTCGAGCTGGACGGCTGGCACGCGCGTGTACGACTCCGGGTCGCCGACTCGGTGAAGCTGCCCGCCAACGCGGTCGCCGAGCTGAGGCAGACCAGCATGCTCGGCGAGAAGTACGTGGCGCTGTCCGCCCCGCCCGGCTCCGATCCCGTGGGCCGGCTCCGCGACGGCGACCGCGTCCCGCTGAGCCGCAGCGGCCGCAACCCGGAGACCGAGGAGGTGCTGTCCGCGCTCTCGGCGCTGCTCAACGGCGGTGGGGTGGCCCAGCTCAAGACGATCACCGTGGAGCTGAACAAGGCCCTGGCGGGGCGCGAGAACCGGGTCAGGTCCCTGCTCAAGGAGCTGAACACGTTCCTGGGCGGCCTGGACGACCAGCGCGAGGACATCATCCGCGCGCTCGAGGCCGTCGACCGGCTCGCGGGGCGGCTCGGGAAGGAGAAGAAGACGATCGCCCAGGCCGTCGACACCATGCCACCCGCCCTCAAGGTGCTCGCCGACCAGCGGCGCGACCTGACCAGGATGCTCACCGCCCTGTCGAAGCTGGGCACGACGGGCACCAAGGTGGTCAAGGCCTCCCGGGACGACACGGTCGCCAACCTCAAACAGCTGCGACCGATCCTGGAGCAGCTCAACAAGGCGGGCGCCGATCTCCCCAACTCCCTTGAGTTGCTGACCACTTACCCCTTCCCGCGCAACGCGGTCGACGCCATCAACGGCGACTACGTGAACCTCGCCATCACCGCGGACCTCGATCTCGCGAGTATCTACGGCAACCTGACGGAGAAGCCGGGTGACAAGGGAGGTACCCCCGACGCACCGGACCTGCCGGACACCCCGGACCTCCCCGACGTACCCGAACTACCCGATCTCCCCGACCTGCCGAGCGTGCCGAGCGTGCCGACGCCCGCACCCGGCCTGCCCGACGCGCCGACGGCCCCTTCCGGACCGTCCGACGGCGGCCCGCTCTGCCCACCGGTGTGCACCGCCGCCTACGGCACCGGCACCGGCACCGGCACCGGCACCGGCACCGACCGGGAGCTGCCACCGGGGATCGACCTCGCGCTCGCGGAGCTGATGCTGAAGGGGATACAGCCGTGA
- a CDS encoding MlaD family protein, with protein MITRTVKAQLLAFATVTAVGVSYVGAEYTGLVDSLLGRGYTVRADFPDSGGIFKGAEVTYRGVPVGRVGALKLTGASGVSVSLDIEDGAPRIPADTLAVVANRSAVGEQYVDLQPRTAGGPYLLQGSTIPRGRTRVPLPTTDLVLSLDRLVNSVGKDDLRVTVDELGKAFSGTGPHLSRLVDSGNALVESASESLPETISLIEDSRKVLKTQADQGSSIKAFSRDLALLTAELKSSDGDLRRLIGNATPAAVELSSLLKSVEPRLSVLLANLISGGQVTLARLPGVEQALVTFPVVVAGSHTVVPGDGTTHFGLVVNADDPPPCTQGYGTARRDPADTSPREANTDARCTAQRGSATSVRGAQNAPGAAARGGADQAAYVTPYDPETGTFTGPDGTPVEIGSTGGQQTVFGKESWQWLLVGPMA; from the coding sequence GTGATCACACGTACGGTCAAGGCCCAACTGCTCGCCTTCGCCACCGTCACCGCCGTCGGCGTGTCCTACGTCGGCGCCGAGTACACGGGCCTCGTGGACAGCCTCCTAGGCCGCGGCTACACCGTGCGGGCCGACTTCCCTGACTCCGGAGGCATCTTCAAGGGCGCCGAGGTCACCTACCGAGGGGTGCCGGTGGGCCGGGTCGGTGCGCTGAAGCTGACCGGCGCGAGCGGGGTCTCGGTCTCCCTCGACATCGAGGACGGGGCGCCGCGCATTCCGGCGGACACGCTCGCCGTGGTGGCGAACCGTTCGGCGGTGGGCGAGCAGTACGTCGACCTCCAGCCACGCACGGCCGGTGGGCCGTATCTGCTCCAGGGCAGCACGATCCCCCGCGGCCGCACGCGCGTGCCGCTGCCCACGACGGACCTGGTCCTCAGCCTCGACCGGCTGGTCAACTCGGTCGGCAAGGACGATCTGCGCGTCACCGTCGACGAGTTGGGCAAGGCCTTCTCCGGCACCGGCCCGCATCTGAGCAGGCTGGTCGACTCGGGCAACGCGCTCGTCGAGTCGGCGTCCGAGTCGCTGCCCGAGACGATCTCGCTGATCGAGGACTCCCGGAAGGTGCTCAAGACGCAGGCCGACCAGGGCTCGTCCATCAAGGCGTTCTCACGCGATCTCGCCCTGCTCACCGCGGAGTTGAAGTCGAGCGACGGGGACCTGCGCAGGCTCATCGGCAACGCGACACCGGCGGCGGTCGAGCTCAGCTCGCTGCTGAAGTCGGTCGAACCGCGGCTGTCGGTGCTGCTGGCCAACCTGATCAGCGGCGGCCAGGTCACGCTCGCGCGGCTGCCCGGCGTGGAGCAGGCCCTGGTCACCTTCCCGGTCGTCGTCGCGGGCAGCCACACCGTCGTCCCCGGCGACGGCACCACCCACTTCGGCCTCGTCGTGAACGCCGACGACCCGCCGCCCTGCACCCAGGGCTACGGCACCGCCCGGCGCGACCCGGCGGACACCAGCCCGCGCGAGGCGAACACTGACGCCCGCTGCACGGCCCAACGCGGCAGCGCCACCTCGGTGCGCGGCGCGCAGAACGCCCCCGGCGCGGCAGCGCGCGGCGGGGCCGACCAGGCGGCGTACGTCACGCCGTACGACCCGGAGACCGGCACGTTCACCGGCCCGGACGGAACGCCCGTCGAGATCGGCTCGACGGGCGGCCAGCAGACCGTCTTCGGAAAGGAGTCGTGGCAATGGCTGCTCGTCGGACCGATGGCATGA